ATTTAATTCTGGAAGTAGCTTGCTAATAGCCTGATATGCGACTGAAGAAGGCATCCTTTTATAACCTCTGCCAGAACAACGAGGGCAATCTTTAAATACAGGTACACCGCCTTGTAATTCCGTTTGCTCTTCATCTAAAACCTTTCCGCGTCCTTTACAGCGACAACGATAGCTTAGTTTTCCTTTTCCATTACACGTTTTGCACAGCTCAGCGACATGTTCTTTTTCAGTCCAAGGCTCAATGATGACAGTTCCATCAATACTTGTTTTCCCTTGGTACTTAACGACATCTTTGCGACTGTAAATTAGTCCTTTGCCTACACACGCAGAACATTCACAAACCGAACCCGCTGAACGGGCGTAATCTTCAAACGCCATTTTTGCAAGGATGACTAAACAGTAACCCAACTTATTGCCCGCCGATTTCGCCACCAGCTTTGGTGTCACTTTAAGTGCATATTGCGTTAACTGCTCTACGGTGCTGAACTTATCTTCTTCACTCACGTCATTCTTAGCAAAAAAAGCAGACATGCCAAACTTAGCACGCTGTTCTGTCATACCAAGCGCACCTGCAGTATCCATTCCTTTCATTCTATTGGGATCTGTACAGTTTGGTGTATCGGTGATCATTGGTGACTTTGGATAAAATTGTTTTAATGCTGACTCTAATTTCATGCTAATACTCCTCGTGCCGTACACACGTTAAATAAATGCACCGATGTATTATGAGAATTGAACGCCTTAGCATGGCGTAGAAGTGGTGATATTCCGGCATAAACTCTAAATACAGGCTTAATACGGTTTCATCCCGAGCTGTTAGCTGCAACTTGAAAGCTATAGGGTATATGGTATCGTACGCGTCAGAAATACCTTTAAGAGAGCCCTTCACGGTGGAAAAAAAGAAAACCTTCCTGCAGCAGAAAAGCGGCTTGCACCCGCGTAACCGTCATCGTTCACGCTATGATTTTCCGGCGCTGATCGCCAGTTGTCCTGCACTGGAGCCGTTCGTCAAGCCGAACGCCTGGGGCGACATCTCGGTAGATTTTGCCGATCCTGCGGCGGTTAAAATGCTCAACCGTGCGTTGCTGCAACATTTTTATGGCATCGAACACTGGGACATTCCTGCCGATTATCTGTGCCCGCCGATCCCCGGGCGTGCCGACTATTTACACCATCTAGCCGACCTGCTGGCGACCAGCAACGGTGGTGAGGTTCCTCGTGGTAAAGGCGTGGCGATCCTTGATGTGGGTATTGGCGCCAACTGTATTTACCCGATTATTGGCCTGCGTGAATACGGCTGGCGTTTTACCGGTTCGGAGATTGATCCGGTATCGTTCAATACGGCCAAAATGATCGTGGAGATGAATCCGACACTGAGAAACGGCGTGCGCCTGCGTTTACAAAAACAACCCGAATTTATTTTGAACGGTATCATCGGCGTGGCGGAGAAATTTGATGCCACACTGTGTAATCCACCGTTCCACAGCTCTGAACAGGAAGCGCAAGCCAGCACCCGCCGCAAACTGCACAAACTGGGTAAAGGTGAGGTAGCCGACACGCCGGTACATAACTTTGGCGGCAAAAATAAAGAGCTATGGTGTGAAGGCGGTGAAGAAGCTTTTGTGCGTAAAATGGTAGAGGAGAGCGTTAGCCTGGCGCAAAACTGCCTGTGGTTCACCTCGTTGATTTCTAAAAACACTACCTTGCCTTCGATTTATCACGCGTTGAAGCTGGTTGGTGCAACCGAAGTCCGTACCATTGAAATGGCGCAGGGGCAAAAAATCAGTCGCTTCGTGGCCTGGACTTTCCACGACGCGCAACAGCAGATCGCCTGGGCGGCAGAACGCTGGCGTTAATTTCCTTGGTGCTGGTTATTTAATCGGCACCGATAAAACTTCGCATTTTCCTTTCAATTTCTGCATGTTGCATTATTCTCAATATGTCTTCCAATACTAAAAATCTTAAAAAAGTTATTTATTCAAAATACAATAGTTACCTTACTT
This portion of the Proteus vulgaris genome encodes:
- a CDS encoding antitermination protein, which gives rise to MKLESALKQFYPKSPMITDTPNCTDPNRMKGMDTAGALGMTEQRAKFGMSAFFAKNDVSEEDKFSTVEQLTQYALKVTPKLVAKSAGNKLGYCLVILAKMAFEDYARSAGSVCECSACVGKGLIYSRKDVVKYQGKTSIDGTVIIEPWTEKEHVAELCKTCNGKGKLSYRCRCKGRGKVLDEEQTELQGGVPVFKDCPRCSGRGYKRMPSSVAYQAISKLLPELNERTWRRNWKPFYESLVNKCFIEENRAEQIFIELVK
- the rlmF gene encoding 23S rRNA (adenine(1618)-N(6))-methyltransferase RlmF → MEKKKTFLQQKSGLHPRNRHRSRYDFPALIASCPALEPFVKPNAWGDISVDFADPAAVKMLNRALLQHFYGIEHWDIPADYLCPPIPGRADYLHHLADLLATSNGGEVPRGKGVAILDVGIGANCIYPIIGLREYGWRFTGSEIDPVSFNTAKMIVEMNPTLRNGVRLRLQKQPEFILNGIIGVAEKFDATLCNPPFHSSEQEAQASTRRKLHKLGKGEVADTPVHNFGGKNKELWCEGGEEAFVRKMVEESVSLAQNCLWFTSLISKNTTLPSIYHALKLVGATEVRTIEMAQGQKISRFVAWTFHDAQQQIAWAAERWR